ttttttttttttaaatttgaaagaattattattattattattattattattatttaaagaattattattattttgaaagaattattattattattttgaaagaattattattattattattattattttgaaagaattattattattattattattattattattattttgaaagaattattattattattattattattattattgttattattactctTCTACTATTACAACTACATCTACTACAacataaggacattttagtcattttgtcatttattaccttttaattctctgtactcctattcctacataccaaacactgtaattgcaATTGCTaccttattcattgaattgcaattccaccgaattacaattttttttccccctaattccctcctcccaaccaaacgccctgtaaagaATAGTCCACAcaattcagaagttcatacaaAACACATAAAGATAATTGTGAACTTGTTATACAAAATAGCAAAAGATAATTTAGAAATTGTTCACACAAAACACGATGATAATGACTAATTTAGAAGTTCTCAATCTTTTTCCTTCTTGATCATCACCTTTGTCTTCTTTCCAGGTTGATTAGATGAAAATTCATCCAGTAGTTTCCTCTTCACTTTACCAATGTCTTTGGATTCTACAGGTTGGGAACCCTTGTCCAAACATTTTTCAGGAGTGTTAAACTTCATCCACAGAAGGTTAACCCTTTTAATTTAGAGCTAGTTTGGAaacctgaaaaattatttttgaaaattattttttggatttttgtttgGCAAAATGAAAAACATAAAGTCAATAGAAAATCATGTCTGGCttccctcctttttttttttttttttggggctTCTTGCCCTCTCTCACGCCTATCTTATTCTCACCTTCTTTCGGAAACCACTCAACCAAACTGGTTTCCGAAGCAGATTTTGctgtgatttttttattttgtagcgAACTTGTATCAAATTATAACAAgcttattaaaaataaacatatattatatattaaaaatgaagctacaaaatactaaaaataaaccttGATGTCAATGATTTCCCTTGAAATAACTGAATTCATCCAACTGTGTCATAAGACAATAACAATAGCATGTGTAAAACTTATGACCTTATATATGAATCGAACAAATATATGGCTTTCTGAAAAGCCAACTAGATGAAAGGCAAATAAGAGAAAACTGAGCTGAATGAAGGGGAAAAAACCAAAGAATCCCAGCTGACTGTGGATCAGTACTATAATCTCTGGTCCGACAAAAAAGTTGCTCAAACAATGTATGTGATGTGTTTAAGCGACGGCAGGCATGTCCTTGAGCCAAGCATCCAGCGGCTTACCAATGGAGTAGACAATGAAGCCAATCTCTCTCATCTTCTCCGCATTAACAATGTTTCTGCCATCAAAGATGAAGGCGGGTTTCTGCATGTTGTCGTATATTCTTTTGTAGTCGAGCTTCTTGAATTCATCCCACTCGGTGAGAATGCAGACGGCATGAGCGTCCTTTGTTGCCTCGTAGGCATCCCAAACCACGCTGACTTTCTTCACTGCGGTGGGGCTCATTGGCTGGAGATGCAGGGGGTGATCCCAATCGAACTTCTTCATTGTGAGGTCTCTTTGGATCTGGTCCTCGTTAACCTGGGGGTCATATATGCTTAGCTGAGCTTTGTCGCCCAATAGGCCCTGGCAAACATCAATGGCAGGGGTCTCGCGAGTATCACCTGTGTCCTTTTTGAAAGCGAAACCAAGGATAGCGACCTTCTTGTTTGAGACAGTATTAAACATAGATGCAACAACACGGTTAACAAACCTGTTCTTCTGATAGTCATTGATCTTGATTACTTGTTTCCAGTACTCAGCCACTTCAGGAAGGCCATTGCAGTCACAGATGTAAACCAAGTTCAGGATATCCTTCTGGAAGCAAGAACCGCCAAAACCAACACTGGCATTCAGGAACTTAGGACCAATCCTTGTGTCCTTACCAACAGCATATGACACCTGCGTAACATCTGCTCCAGTAGCCTCACATAGAGCTGACATTGCATTTACTGAAGATATTCTTTGTGCCAGGAAGGCATTGGCTGCCAACTTTGAGAGCTCAGCGGACCATAAATTGGTGGTGAGGATGCGGTCTTCAGGCACCCAGTGGGCATAGACATCCTTGAGTGCCTTGACTGCCTTATTGCCTTCTGGGGTCTCCCGACCTCCAATGAGGACCCTGTCAGGATTAAATAGGTCTTGGATTGCAGTACCTTCTGCAAGAAATTCAGGATTTGAGAGGATCTGGAAGTTAATTCCCTTGCTGTTGTGGGTCAATATTTTTTCAATAGCCTCAGCAGTTTTTACTGGAACAGTTGATTTCTCAACAACTATTTTATCAGACTTTGCAACATCAGCAATCATGCGAGCTGCACTCTCCCAATATGTCAAATCTGCAGCCTTGCCTGCTCCAAGACCTCGTGTCTTGGTAGGAGTGTTGACAGAAACAAAGACTATATCGGACTCACATACGTGCTTGTTCACATCCGTGCTGAAGAAGAGGTTCTTGCCTCGGCACCCTTTGACTACATCATCAAGACCTGGCTCGTAGATGGGGAGCTGGTCACTGTTCCAGGCATTGATCCGTTGCACAGAGATATCCACAACTGCTACTTGAATGTTAGGGCATTTGAGCGCTATGACAGCCATGGTGGGGCCCCCAACATATCCAGCACCAATACAACAAATCTTCACCATTTTGCTCTGCAaattcaaatttctcaaatatatacatatttgtatCGCAAATCTCTGAATTAAAGAAACATTTCATTATCTTTGTAATCAAGAAAGATGCACAATCTTAAGGAAAAGCTTGCATGCTTGTAtataacattaattacaaaaatacaataaatagaTATATACTGTAGTTCCCACTAGAGATCCAAATTTCCCTGCTGAAAATTTTAATCTTGGCTAAGAATTAAAGTTGTTTGAAGAAGACAACATGTAGAATAAAGGTGCAAGATGAATGAATGAGGAATTGCAAAGCTTTCAGGATGGTGCCTGCCAAAATTGTTCTACTGAAACATTGAAGCAGATTTATGGACACCAAAAAGTTCAAAATCCGTTTAAAAGGAAAATTGGAGCTCAGGATCTCAGTTGCATTTAATGATCCTATCTGAG
This portion of the Ipomoea triloba cultivar NCNSP0323 chromosome 5, ASM357664v1 genome encodes:
- the LOC116018777 gene encoding UDP-glucose 6-dehydrogenase 1; protein product: MVKICCIGAGYVGGPTMAVIALKCPNIQVAVVDISVQRINAWNSDQLPIYEPGLDDVVKGCRGKNLFFSTDVNKHVCESDIVFVSVNTPTKTRGLGAGKAADLTYWESAARMIADVAKSDKIVVEKSTVPVKTAEAIEKILTHNSKGINFQILSNPEFLAEGTAIQDLFNPDRVLIGGRETPEGNKAVKALKDVYAHWVPEDRILTTNLWSAELSKLAANAFLAQRISSVNAMSALCEATGADVTQVSYAVGKDTRIGPKFLNASVGFGGSCFQKDILNLVYICDCNGLPEVAEYWKQVIKINDYQKNRFVNRVVASMFNTVSNKKVAILGFAFKKDTGDTRETPAIDVCQGLLGDKAQLSIYDPQVNEDQIQRDLTMKKFDWDHPLHLQPMSPTAVKKVSVVWDAYEATKDAHAVCILTEWDEFKKLDYKRIYDNMQKPAFIFDGRNIVNAEKMREIGFIVYSIGKPLDAWLKDMPAVA